CCGGACGCCACGGAGCTAGCCGTGGCCGTCAGCGATCTGGCGGCGGACCTGATGACGTTCCGCGTCGAGGGCGGTGCGCTGGAACTGGTCGACACGACCGGGACCGGGCTGCTGCCGCGCAGCTTCACGCTGACGGACCTGACCGGCGACGGGTTCGATGAACTGGTGGGCACCAGCGGCAGCAACATCGCGGTAGTTGGGAATCAAGCTGGCACCTTCGCCCCCGGCCCGGGCTGCGGGGCTGGCGAGTACTTCATGAACTTCAACATCGCCAATGCAAGACGGAGCGACCCGGATCCGGTGTTCCAGCTTCGCGACTTGTTCGATGATTGGCGGAGCGACCTGGTTGGATTGGCCGACGCGGTGCGGAGCGAGGCGGAACTCGACCCGCCGGTGATCGCGGCGGGCGAGACCTCGACGCTGCGCATCGAGCTGCGCGACTGGCAGGGGCTTGCGGCGGACATGAGCATGGCCGAGCCGCAGATCACGATCGCCGGCGCGCCGAGCATCGACGTCGGCACGCCCGTGTCGCTCGGCGGCGGCGTGTGGGAGGTCGAGCTCACCGCGTCAACCGCGAGCGAGGCGGGATTGGCCGAGATCACGATCACCATCGCCGACGCGGGCGCACGCCCCGTGACGCTGATGCCCCCGCCCGTGCTCGAGGTCACCGGCGGCTGCTACGCCGACCTCGACGGCGACGGCTCGCTGACGATCTTCGACTTCCTGGCGTTCCAGAACCTGTTCGACGCGAGTGACCCGATCGCGGATTGCGATGGGTCGGGGTCGCTGGATATCTTTGATTTTCTGTGTTTTCAGAATGCGTTTGATGCGGGGTGCTGAGCAGTATCGAGAAGCAATTCTACTTTCGATCCAGCAGGCCCACAGCCCCGCAAAAATAGAGTCCGAGCCTAGATAGTCTTACGGTATCAACACCACCCAAGCCCAAGCCATGCTTCTCCTGAATCGTGATCTTGTTTTGCTGTTGCTTTGAAGGGTCGACCCCGGGATAGACAGTTCGACTTTCTTTCGCTTCGTACTGGGGATTCGGGTGCTCAAGAATTCCCAACGCTACCAGTCTGTATACCACCGGCTGAAAGGCGCCCTCCAGCGTCATTATGGCATGCATGCCTCGCCGAACTTCGCCCACGTTATCGCTTAGCCACAACGCCTCTGCGCCGCCCATCTGCCTGAGGATTGAGACATACATGGGGGACTGATCGTCCGAATTCTCAATAGCGCTGTGTAGCAAGTTCGCCCAAAGATCCTGAAGACCCTCGTGATCCGTGTTTCCTGCAGCTTCCAATGCCGGAACTAGGAACCCTGGAGGAAGGGCTTCAACTGGAGTATTGGACTCCCTCACCTTTGCACTTAGCTTGTCGAGTATCTTGATGCGGTTCACGCACTGCCAGCAATAGATCTGGTCGCCAAGCATTTCGCCGGCAACCTCGAACGGCCGACCCAGCAATCGCCGCGCAAGGTCAGATGCGGCTTCGGCCATGGGCTTCATAACGCCGAAACCTGCGCCCGCCGCGCCAGCAACGATTGCCAGATCGCTCACACCGCCTCCACCACCATCGCCACGCTGTTCCCCCCGCCCAGGCACAGGCCAGCCAGCCCGCGCTTCGCGCCGGTGCGCTGCATCTGGTGCAGCAGCGTCGTCAGCACGCGGGTGCCCGAGGCGCCGATGGGGTGGCCCAGGGCGATGCCGCCGCCGGCGACGTTGAGCTTGTCCTCGCTGATGCCCAGTTCCTTGATGTTGCTGAGCACCTGCGCGGCGAAGGCCTCGTTGAGCTCGAACAGGTCGATGTCGTCGACGCTCAGGCCGGCCTTCTTCAGCACGTTCTGCACGCCGGTGATCGGGGCGGCGAAGATGTCCTTGGGCGACACGCCGCTGGTGGCGTAGGCGATGACCTTGGCCATGGGCTTGATGCCCAGCTCGCTCGCCTTACTCTCGCTCATCACGATGGTGGCCGCGGCGCCGTCGTTGATCTGGCTGGCGTTGCCGGCGGTCACGGTGCCCTCCTTGGGGTTGAAGGCCGGGCGCAGCTTGGCCAGGCCCTCGGCGGTGCTGCCCGGGCGGATGCCCTCGTCGGTGCTGCAGCCGCCCTCGGGGCCGGGGACCTTGCGGTTGCCCAGCTGCTCGCCGGTGAGGGCGACCATCTCGTCCTTGAACCAGCCCTCGTTCGTTGCCTTCTCGGCGCGCTGGTGGCTCTGGGCGGCGAAGCGGTCCTGCTCTTCGCGGCTGACGTCGAACTTGCGCGCGATGTGGTCGGCCGCGTCGCCCATCATCCAGCACTCGAAGGCGCAGCGCAGGCCGTCGTGGGCCATGACGTCGACGAGCTTGGTGTCGCCGAACTTGACGCCCATGCGCACGTGGCTGAAGTGGGGCGAGCCAGTCATGTTTTCCATACCGCCGGCGACGACGACGTCGTTGTCGCCAGCCTTGATCGACTGAGCAGCCATCATGACGGCCTCGAGGCCCGAGCCGCAGACCTTGTTGATAGTCTTGGCGGAAAGCGTGTCGGGCAAGCCGGCCTTGAGCCCGGCCTGGCGGGCGGGATTCTGGCCAAGCCCGGCTTGCAGCACGCAGCCCATGACGCACTCGTCGACCATGTCGCCCTTGAGCGCCGGCACCTGCTCCATCGCGGCCTTGATGGCGTAGGCGCCAAGTTGGGGCGAGGGCGTGCTGGCGAGGCTGCCGAAGAACTTGCCGATGGGGGTGCGCTTGGCGGCGACAATAACAGGCTGGTTGCTCATGCGGGCTTTCTCCGAGGAAAAGGCACGCCACAGGCGATCGGACCTCTGGCGGCGGTGTTTGGGTATCGGCCGGATGCGGCAGGGCCGGGGGGCAGTATAGAGCCGAAGGACGCGTACGCTGGGCCCATGAAAGCACCAACCTCCCTCGCCGCCGTGATGTTCTCCGCCGTTTCCGCGTTCGCCCAGTGCCCCGACTACGCCCTCGACGATGGCTCGGGTGGGTTCACCATCGGACCCAGCGAGTTCGATGCGGTGGTCACCTGGGGCAATTACTTCCTAGCCGACGCGGGGTGCCCGTGGCTGAATGAGGTGAGCGTGTCGTTCCCCGGCAGCTTGCCCGTGGGCACGCCGATTACGGTGTTGGTGTACGGCGACCCGGACGGCGACGGAGACCCAACGAACGCCACCCTGCTCTCGGCGGCCTCGCACGCGTCGCGAGCGACGTCAACGAGCACCTTTGCGACGTACGCCATTCGCCCGACGCACGTGGGCGAGGGGGGGTTCTTCGTCGCGGTTGCCGCGTTCGTGCCGCAGCGGCAGGCCGTGGCGCGGATGGATCAGGACACCCTCGGCGCCCATAGCTGGCTGTTCTACGACGGGGAATTGCTGACCGACCTCGGCGCGGCCCCTTTCATCCTGCGGATGAGCGACAGCCCGTTCAACGGCACATGGATGGTGCGGACCCGGGCCGAGGCCGCCGGCTGCCCGATCGACCTGGACGGCGATGGATCGGCCACGGTGTTCGACTTCCTGGCCTTCCAGACGGCCTTCGACGCCGGGGACCTGACGGCCGACTTCGATGGCGATCTGAGCCTGACGCTCTTCGATTTTCTGGCGTTCCAGACCGCCTTCAATGCCGAATGCTGAATGTTATCGGACAAAAACTGCATCTTTCTTCCATTCGTAGCGTTTGTGCTCCATGAGCCGGACGCCCGGCCCGCGCTCTGGTCTTGAGCGCCCCCAACGATTCGGGTATATTGGAGAACACCGACGCCGATGGGGTTGGTCGAACGTGGGAGAGGAAGCTGCGATGGATGCGAAGAGCGTGATGACCGCGGGCGGGCTGCTCCTGGCGGCAGGGCTGTGCGGACCGGCATGGGCACAGGACGCGCCGGCCGACGATCCCTCGGTCCAGCGTGATCCGGCGGATCCGGTGCTGCAGAACCGCCCCGAAATGCCGGGCCGGCGCAGTTCGCTCGTGCAGCGGGGCTACGTCTCGCGCTGGATGCCGGCGCTGCCCCTTGGCAACCCGAACGGCCCGGGCGTTGACGATCCCGCAACGTATCCCGATGAATTCCGCACCATCCACGGCCGATTCAACAACCCGGTGGTGCCGTGGTTGGGTTCGACGGGCCAGCCGTTCTTGCGCAAGGCTCCCGCGGCGTATGGCGACGGCGCAGGTCGAATCCCTGCGCGCGCCGACGGCTCGAGCGCCCGCGCCATCAGCCAGGCCATTGCCGATCAGGCGGGAGAAGACATGCCCAGCAACGTGGGCAACTCGAACATGTTCTGGCTCTGGGGCCAGTTCCTCGATCACGACATGGACGAGACGCCCATCGCCGTGCCGATCGAACGCTTCGACATCGTCGTACCGACCGGTGATCCGTGGTTCGATCCCGATCATTCGGGGTCGCAGCTTATCGAGATGGACCGCTCGGGCTACCAGTTGAGCGCCGGCCCACGTGAGCAGATTAACGGTCTGACCGCGTTCATCGACGCCTCGAACGTCTACGGCGCCGACAACCAGCGGGCAGACGAGCTCCGCGCGCTGGACGGCACGGGCCGGATGAAGACCAGCGACGGCGATCTGCTGCCGTACAACGTCAACCAGTTCCCCAACGCCCCCACCCACCTCGATCGCACGCTCTTCCTTGCCGGCGACGTGCGATGCAACGAGCAGGTCTCGCTGACGGCCATCCATACGCTGTTCGTACGCGAGCACAACTACTGGGCCGACCAGATCCGTGCGGCCAACCCGACGCTCTCCGGCGACGAGGTCTACGAGCGCGCCCGCGGAATCGTGGGCGGCATCATGCAGGCGATCACCTACAACGAGTTCCTCCCGTTGCTGCTTGGGCCCGATGCCCTGCCCCCGTACGCCGGGTACGACTCAAGTGTGGACCCGAGCATCTCGAACATGTTCGCCGCGGCCGCGTTCCGCATGGGGCACTCGATGCTGCCCGCCTTCCTGCCGCGCATGAACAGCGACGGCACCGAGGCCGACGAGGGACACCTGTCGCTCGCCCAGGCGTTCTTCCAGCCCACGCACATTGGTCGCTACGGGATCGACAGCATCCTGCGCGGTATGGCCATGAAGCCTGCCCAGCAGCTCGACGCCCACATCATCTCCGACGTGCGCAACTTCCTCTTTGGCATCCCGGGCGACGGCGGGTTCGACCTGGCAGCCCTGAACATCCAGCGTGGCCGCGATCACGGCCTGCCCGACTTCAACTCCGTCCGCGAGGCCTACGGCCTGGAGCGCATCTCGAACTTCGCGGGGGTCACCAGCGACAGCGAGATGCAGGCCAAGCTCGCATCGGTCTATGCGGACTGCGACCAGATCGATCCCTGGGTCGGATTCCTCGTTGAGGACACCGCGCCCGGCGCCATGGTGGGCGAGACGCTCAAGGCGGTGCTGGCCGACCAGTTCACCCGTTTGCGCGATGGCGATCGGTTCTGGTACGAGGCATACCTGCCCACCGATCTCGTGGACACGGTCAATCAGCAAACCCTCTCAACCATCATCCGTCGGCATACCAGCATCGGCGACGAAATCCTCGACAA
This portion of the Phycisphaerales bacterium genome encodes:
- a CDS encoding Abi-alpha family protein translates to MSDLAIVAGAAGAGFGVMKPMAEAASDLARRLLGRPFEVAGEMLGDQIYCWQCVNRIKILDKLSAKVRESNTPVEALPPGFLVPALEAAGNTDHEGLQDLWANLLHSAIENSDDQSPMYVSILRQMGGAEALWLSDNVGEVRRGMHAIMTLEGAFQPVVYRLVALGILEHPNPQYEAKESRTVYPGVDPSKQQQNKITIQEKHGLGLGGVDTVRLSRLGLYFCGAVGLLDRK
- a CDS encoding thiolase family protein, yielding MSNQPVIVAAKRTPIGKFFGSLASTPSPQLGAYAIKAAMEQVPALKGDMVDECVMGCVLQAGLGQNPARQAGLKAGLPDTLSAKTINKVCGSGLEAVMMAAQSIKAGDNDVVVAGGMENMTGSPHFSHVRMGVKFGDTKLVDVMAHDGLRCAFECWMMGDAADHIARKFDVSREEQDRFAAQSHQRAEKATNEGWFKDEMVALTGEQLGNRKVPGPEGGCSTDEGIRPGSTAEGLAKLRPAFNPKEGTVTAGNASQINDGAAATIVMSESKASELGIKPMAKVIAYATSGVSPKDIFAAPITGVQNVLKKAGLSVDDIDLFELNEAFAAQVLSNIKELGISEDKLNVAGGGIALGHPIGASGTRVLTTLLHQMQRTGAKRGLAGLCLGGGNSVAMVVEAV
- a CDS encoding GC-type dockerin domain-anchored protein, coding for MKAPTSLAAVMFSAVSAFAQCPDYALDDGSGGFTIGPSEFDAVVTWGNYFLADAGCPWLNEVSVSFPGSLPVGTPITVLVYGDPDGDGDPTNATLLSAASHASRATSTSTFATYAIRPTHVGEGGFFVAVAAFVPQRQAVARMDQDTLGAHSWLFYDGELLTDLGAAPFILRMSDSPFNGTWMVRTRAEAAGCPIDLDGDGSATVFDFLAFQTAFDAGDLTADFDGDLSLTLFDFLAFQTAFNAEC
- a CDS encoding peroxidase family protein, translated to MDAKSVMTAGGLLLAAGLCGPAWAQDAPADDPSVQRDPADPVLQNRPEMPGRRSSLVQRGYVSRWMPALPLGNPNGPGVDDPATYPDEFRTIHGRFNNPVVPWLGSTGQPFLRKAPAAYGDGAGRIPARADGSSARAISQAIADQAGEDMPSNVGNSNMFWLWGQFLDHDMDETPIAVPIERFDIVVPTGDPWFDPDHSGSQLIEMDRSGYQLSAGPREQINGLTAFIDASNVYGADNQRADELRALDGTGRMKTSDGDLLPYNVNQFPNAPTHLDRTLFLAGDVRCNEQVSLTAIHTLFVREHNYWADQIRAANPTLSGDEVYERARGIVGGIMQAITYNEFLPLLLGPDALPPYAGYDSSVDPSISNMFAAAAFRMGHSMLPAFLPRMNSDGTEADEGHLSLAQAFFQPTHIGRYGIDSILRGMAMKPAQQLDAHIISDVRNFLFGIPGDGGFDLAALNIQRGRDHGLPDFNSVREAYGLERISNFAGVTSDSEMQAKLASVYADCDQIDPWVGFLVEDTAPGAMVGETLKAVLADQFTRLRDGDRFWYEAYLPTDLVDTVNQQTLSTIIRRHTSIGDEILDNAFMAPVGCPADLDEDGTLTIFDFLAFQTFFDAGDLKADFNDDGVLDIFDFLVFQNAFDAGCD